The Hyphomicrobiales bacterium genome has a window encoding:
- a CDS encoding Peptide/nickel transport system permease protein — MSHTLAETAPRPRRIRSPALRSFLRNPVGIAGVALLVLILATALVGPLVYDGDPFDMVAQPFLWPGEDASHVLGTDSLGRDVAAGLIHGARVSLTVGIVATLIGVTVGVLVGAVAGYFGGLADDLLVRLIQLFHTMPSFVLLVVLVAIAQPSLTVVTIAIGLLGWPTLARLVRAEFRSLKQKDFVTAARSIGQGHGRIIFVAILPNALPPIIVASSVMVASAILAESALSFMGLGDPNVVSWGSMIGAGREFLRSAWYLTALPGLGIVATVLSLNLIGDSLNDALNPRLSRTEG, encoded by the coding sequence ATGAGCCATACCCTTGCCGAGACCGCCCCGCGCCCGCGTCGCATCCGCTCCCCCGCCCTGCGCAGCTTCCTGCGCAACCCGGTCGGTATCGCCGGCGTCGCGCTGCTCGTCCTCATTCTCGCCACCGCGCTCGTCGGGCCGCTCGTCTATGACGGGGATCCCTTCGACATGGTCGCCCAGCCCTTCCTCTGGCCGGGCGAGGATGCGAGCCATGTGCTGGGCACGGATTCCCTCGGACGCGACGTCGCCGCTGGCCTCATCCACGGTGCCCGTGTCTCGCTGACCGTCGGCATCGTCGCGACGCTGATCGGCGTCACCGTCGGCGTGCTGGTGGGTGCGGTGGCCGGCTATTTCGGTGGGCTCGCCGACGATCTGCTCGTGCGCCTCATCCAGCTCTTCCACACCATGCCGAGCTTCGTGCTGCTCGTCGTGCTGGTCGCCATCGCCCAGCCCTCGCTGACCGTCGTGACCATTGCCATCGGCCTCCTGGGCTGGCCAACCCTGGCGCGGCTGGTCCGGGCCGAGTTCCGCTCGCTCAAGCAGAAGGATTTCGTCACCGCCGCGCGCAGCATCGGCCAGGGCCATGGCCGGATCATCTTCGTCGCGATCCTGCCCAACGCCCTGCCCCCGATCATCGTCGCCTCTTCGGTGATGGTCGCGTCCGCGATCCTGGCGGAATCGGCGCTTTCCTTCATGGGGCTGGGCGACCCCAACGTGGTGAGCTGGGGCAGCATGATCGGGGCCGGACGCGAGTTCCTGCGCTCGGCCTGGTATCTCACCGCCCTGCCAGGCCTCGGCATCGTGGCGACCGTGCTGTCGCTCAACCTGATCGGCGACAGCCTCAACGACGCGCTCAATCCGCGCCTGTCGCGCACGGAGGGATGA
- a CDS encoding D-3-phosphoglycerate dehydrogenase yields MKIFLSHSREMRQGFYSDRAINRLRRIAEVVLHDGAEPIRPDALAKVAQDVDIIISDRRTEAPASVFAASSRLRAFLRCAVDIRNIDTAAASDAGILVTQAPVTFQTSVSELALGYMVDLSRGISRHAAANWAGGQYQPRMGRELGGSVVGIIGFGSIGRKLARVCLSLDMTVLVNDPFIVVDDPQIEQVELFDLLGRAHFVICLVVANDETENLISQAEFAAMRPDAVFINLSRGGLVDDAALVAALREGRIAGAALDVGRGPDQRPLPEIAALPNVVATPHIGGFTQAAAEGQALATVAQARAILAGEVPDGAVNAANWTRRRVDG; encoded by the coding sequence ATGAAGATATTTCTGTCCCACTCGCGCGAGATGCGACAAGGCTTCTACAGCGATCGCGCCATCAATCGCCTGCGCCGCATCGCTGAGGTTGTTCTGCATGATGGCGCGGAACCGATCCGGCCGGATGCGCTGGCCAAGGTTGCGCAGGACGTCGACATCATCATTTCAGATCGAAGGACGGAAGCGCCGGCCTCGGTCTTCGCTGCCTCTTCCAGGCTCAGGGCCTTCCTGCGTTGCGCGGTCGACATCCGAAACATCGACACAGCAGCCGCTTCGGACGCCGGCATTCTGGTGACGCAGGCCCCCGTCACGTTTCAGACTTCGGTGTCGGAGCTCGCCCTCGGATATATGGTCGATCTCTCCCGGGGGATCTCCCGGCATGCCGCGGCCAACTGGGCCGGCGGTCAGTACCAGCCGCGCATGGGCCGCGAACTCGGCGGCAGCGTGGTCGGCATCATCGGATTCGGCAGCATCGGCCGCAAGCTGGCACGCGTCTGCCTCAGCCTCGACATGACGGTCCTGGTCAATGATCCCTTCATCGTGGTGGACGATCCGCAGATCGAGCAGGTCGAGCTTTTCGATCTTCTCGGGCGCGCGCATTTCGTGATCTGCCTCGTCGTCGCCAATGACGAAACCGAGAACCTGATCTCGCAGGCAGAGTTCGCCGCCATGCGGCCCGATGCGGTCTTCATCAATCTGTCGCGCGGCGGGCTGGTCGACGATGCCGCATTGGTCGCGGCCCTGCGCGAGGGCAGGATCGCAGGTGCTGCCCTGGATGTCGGACGAGGTCCGGACCAGAGACCGCTGCCCGAGATCGCCGCGCTGCCGAACGTCGTCGCCACGCCGCATATCGGAGGCTTCACCCAGGCCGCCGCCGAGGGGCAGGCCCTTGCGACGGTCGCGCAGGCGAGGGCGATCCTCGCCGGTGAAGTACCCGACGGCGCGGTGAACGCCGCGAACTGGACGCGTCGGCGCGTCGATGGCTGA
- a CDS encoding Peptide/nickel transport system substrate-binding protein yields MSYRKLGTFALTSGLAVAALALAFPAAAQPQPGGTLTYAVKNDSGTLAAINNTSSTQTSTKVFEGLLSYDYDLNPRPLLATAWSVSPDGLLYSFTLREGVTWSDGKPFTSADVAFSIQRLKEAHPRGRSTFANIVEIRTPGPHKVEIALSKPAPYLITALGGSESPMIPKHVFEGTDPAAPPTDAQMVGTGPFVLGERVRGSYAVFNRNPNYWDKPKPYVERLVVRFIPDGAARTAALEAGDADLVNQPGSLSDVNRLKDNPNLAVTVRNYAYIGPQHLLMLNLDNQHLKDLRVREAIAHAIDPKALVNVVYQGQAQVSPAAISVALPTYNDPSIKPRSLDVRRANQLLDDAGYKAGANGIRFPLRLMTNSDLDPRINEFLKQSLRRIGIDGVIVTSDFAVYIKTVYTDRAFDLAYESLSNTFDPTLGVQRGYWSKNFKIGLPFSNSSHYANPEADALLEAAAVEPDAAKRKDQFNRFQKVIDRDLPAINLVSPLGTLLAKKKLKDYAPGAEGIFNSFADAYFEK; encoded by the coding sequence ATGAGTTATCGCAAGCTGGGCACCTTCGCCCTGACATCCGGCCTCGCCGTGGCGGCCTTGGCCCTGGCCTTCCCCGCCGCGGCGCAGCCACAGCCGGGCGGCACCCTGACCTATGCCGTCAAGAACGACTCCGGCACGCTGGCGGCGATCAACAACACCTCCAGCACCCAGACCTCGACCAAGGTCTTCGAGGGCCTGCTGAGCTATGACTACGACCTCAACCCGCGACCGCTGCTGGCGACCGCCTGGTCGGTCTCGCCCGACGGCCTGCTCTACAGCTTCACCCTGCGCGAGGGCGTCACCTGGAGCGACGGCAAGCCCTTCACCTCGGCCGACGTCGCCTTCTCGATCCAGCGCCTGAAGGAAGCCCATCCGCGCGGCCGTTCGACCTTCGCCAACATCGTCGAGATCAGGACGCCTGGCCCGCACAAGGTCGAGATCGCGCTGTCGAAGCCGGCGCCCTATCTCATCACGGCACTCGGCGGCAGCGAGTCGCCGATGATCCCGAAGCATGTCTTCGAGGGTACCGATCCGGCGGCCCCGCCCACCGACGCCCAGATGGTCGGCACCGGCCCCTTCGTGCTCGGCGAGCGCGTCCGCGGCAGCTATGCCGTGTTCAACCGCAACCCTAACTACTGGGACAAGCCGAAGCCTTATGTCGAGCGCCTCGTGGTGCGTTTCATCCCGGATGGCGCCGCCCGGACCGCCGCGCTCGAAGCCGGCGATGCCGACCTCGTCAACCAGCCCGGCTCGCTCTCCGACGTCAACCGGCTGAAGGACAACCCCAACCTGGCCGTGACGGTGCGCAACTACGCCTATATCGGGCCGCAGCACCTGCTCATGCTGAACCTCGACAACCAGCATCTCAAGGATCTGCGCGTGCGCGAGGCGATCGCCCATGCGATCGACCCCAAAGCGCTGGTCAACGTCGTCTATCAGGGGCAGGCTCAGGTCTCGCCGGCAGCGATCAGCGTCGCGCTGCCGACCTATAACGACCCCTCGATCAAGCCGCGCAGCCTCGACGTGAGGCGCGCCAACCAGCTCCTCGACGATGCCGGCTACAAGGCCGGAGCCAACGGCATCCGCTTCCCGCTGCGCCTGATGACCAATTCCGATCTCGATCCGCGCATCAACGAGTTCCTGAAGCAATCGCTGCGCCGGATCGGCATCGACGGGGTGATCGTCACCTCCGACTTCGCCGTCTACATCAAGACCGTCTATACCGACCGCGCCTTCGACCTCGCCTATGAATCGCTGTCGAACACCTTCGACCCGACGCTGGGCGTCCAGCGCGGCTACTGGTCGAAGAACTTCAAGATCGGCCTGCCCTTCTCCAATTCCTCGCACTACGCCAACCCCGAGGCGGACGCCTTGCTCGAAGCTGCCGCCGTCGAGCCGGATGCGGCGAAGCGCAAGGATCAGTTCAACCGCTTCCAGAAAGTGATCGACCGCGACCTGCCGGCGATCAATCTCGTCTCGCCGCTCGGCACGCTGCTCGCCAAGAAGAAGCTGAAGGACTATGCGCCGGGCGCCGAGGGCATCTTCAACAGCTTCGCGGACGCCTATTTCGAGAAATAG
- a CDS encoding putative peptide permease protein BOV_A0351 (Evidence 3 : Putative function from multiple computational evidences), which yields MIRILLILCRKCLQALPTVIAIVVINFLLLQLAPGDAADVMAGESGAATAESMAALRAHFGLDLPVMQQLADYLGRLAHFDLGFSARFNAPVINVILERLPGTLLLMGVALLVALVAGIALGGLMAACAGRLPDRLLSVLVLLFYSIPGFWIGLMLIVLFAVKLQILPSGGSGTIGLQLHGMAAFADKLRYMVLPAAALGLFYVAIYARLTRASMLEAFSQDYVRTAVAKGLSGFVITVRHVLRNALMPVTTVAGMHLGGMLGGAVVVETVYSWPGLGRLAFEAVLGRDFNVLVGILFLSSLLVVVADIVVDLLQAWLDPRIEVGT from the coding sequence GTGATCCGGATCCTGCTGATCCTGTGCCGGAAGTGCCTGCAGGCGCTCCCAACCGTGATCGCCATCGTCGTCATCAATTTTCTGTTGCTGCAACTCGCCCCGGGCGACGCGGCCGATGTCATGGCCGGCGAGTCGGGCGCGGCGACGGCCGAGTCCATGGCGGCGCTCAGGGCTCATTTCGGGCTGGACCTGCCGGTCATGCAGCAGCTGGCGGATTATCTCGGGCGGCTGGCCCATTTCGATCTCGGCTTTTCCGCGCGCTTCAACGCCCCGGTCATCAACGTCATCCTCGAGCGGCTGCCCGGCACATTGCTGCTGATGGGCGTCGCGCTCCTGGTCGCTTTGGTGGCCGGCATCGCGCTCGGCGGCCTGATGGCCGCCTGCGCAGGCCGCCTGCCCGACCGGCTTCTCTCGGTCCTGGTCCTGCTGTTCTACTCGATCCCCGGTTTCTGGATCGGCCTGATGCTGATCGTGCTCTTCGCCGTGAAGCTGCAGATCCTGCCGAGCGGCGGTTCGGGCACGATCGGGCTGCAACTGCACGGCATGGCCGCATTCGCCGACAAGCTGCGCTACATGGTGCTGCCGGCTGCGGCGCTCGGCCTGTTCTACGTCGCGATCTATGCCCGGCTGACACGGGCCTCGATGCTGGAGGCCTTTTCGCAGGACTACGTCCGTACCGCCGTGGCCAAGGGCCTCTCCGGCTTCGTCATCACGGTCCGCCACGTCCTGCGCAACGCGCTGATGCCGGTCACCACCGTGGCGGGGATGCATCTCGGCGGCATGCTCGGCGGCGCCGTGGTGGTCGAGACGGTCTATAGTTGGCCGGGGCTAGGGCGACTGGCCTTCGAGGCCGTGCTCGGCCGCGATTTCAATGTCCTGGTCGGCATTCTCTTCCTGTCGTCCCTGCTCGTCGTGGTCGCGGACATCGTCGTCGATCTGCTGCAGGCCTGGCTCGACCCGCGGATCGAGGTCGGGACATGA